A genomic region of Devosia ginsengisoli contains the following coding sequences:
- a CDS encoding ABC transporter substrate-binding protein, translating into MTFRMPRRQFLMGTSALAAAGAFGLRPAFAQDEALRLIWWGGQARADRTLAVADAYAASTGTTPPEGEFLSWNDYWPKLATQVAGGTAPDVLQMDYRFIVEYATRNAIAPMDDYLGGVLNLDDFDEDQLEGGKVDGKLYGLSLGANSVAMLVNTTAFEEAGVAVPDRDWTYDTMREIGEAFKAANIRGGMTGMSDGSGSEPMLDNWIRQRGKPLYTAEGKLGPNVDDMVEWFTMWNEFRDAGYINSAEDQALDTGAAEVSMVALNKAAMIPSNSNQLVIHQSINPDTLTITSYPRIAAGVGGGHYRKPSQFWSISGASQNKEAAAAFLSYFVNDVEAGKVLGVERGIPCSAAVRDAVAPTLSEQDQIALNFVANLGDLLGPLPASPPNAAGEIDTSLLRVLSQEVGFGGRSAEDAGKFFVDEATAILNRAS; encoded by the coding sequence ATGACTTTTCGTATGCCACGCCGTCAGTTCCTGATGGGTACCTCGGCGCTTGCCGCCGCCGGCGCTTTCGGGCTTCGCCCCGCTTTCGCACAGGATGAGGCCCTGCGCCTGATCTGGTGGGGCGGCCAGGCCCGCGCCGACCGGACCCTCGCCGTTGCCGACGCCTATGCGGCGTCCACCGGCACGACCCCGCCCGAAGGCGAGTTCCTGTCCTGGAACGATTACTGGCCCAAGCTGGCCACCCAGGTCGCCGGTGGCACCGCCCCCGACGTCCTGCAGATGGACTACCGCTTCATCGTGGAATACGCCACGCGCAACGCCATTGCCCCGATGGATGATTACCTCGGCGGCGTGCTCAACCTCGACGATTTTGACGAGGATCAGCTCGAAGGCGGCAAGGTCGATGGCAAACTCTACGGCCTCAGCCTGGGCGCCAATTCGGTGGCCATGCTGGTCAATACCACGGCCTTCGAGGAAGCCGGCGTCGCCGTGCCGGATCGCGACTGGACCTATGATACGATGCGCGAGATCGGCGAAGCCTTCAAGGCTGCCAATATCCGTGGCGGCATGACGGGCATGTCCGACGGCTCGGGCTCCGAACCCATGCTGGACAACTGGATTCGCCAGCGCGGCAAGCCGCTCTATACGGCTGAAGGCAAGCTGGGCCCCAATGTCGACGACATGGTGGAATGGTTCACCATGTGGAACGAGTTCCGCGACGCGGGCTATATCAACTCCGCCGAAGACCAGGCCCTCGATACCGGCGCAGCCGAAGTCTCCATGGTCGCCCTCAACAAGGCCGCCATGATCCCGTCCAACTCCAACCAGTTGGTCATCCACCAGTCGATCAACCCCGATACGCTGACCATTACCAGCTATCCGCGCATCGCCGCCGGCGTTGGCGGCGGGCACTATCGCAAGCCGAGCCAGTTCTGGTCGATCTCGGGTGCGTCGCAGAACAAGGAAGCGGCCGCCGCTTTCCTCAGCTACTTCGTCAACGATGTCGAAGCCGGCAAGGTTCTAGGTGTCGAGCGCGGCATTCCCTGCTCGGCTGCGGTGCGCGACGCTGTCGCCCCGACGCTCAGCGAGCAGGATCAGATCGCGCTCAACTTCGTGGCCAATCTCGGCGACCTGCTTGGGCCGCTGCCTGCCTCCCCGCCGAATGCCGCGGGCGAAATCGACACCTCCCTGCTGCGCGTGCTCAGCCAGGAAGTGGGCTTTGGCGGCCGTTCGGCCGAAGATGCCGGCAAGTTCTTCGTCGATGAAGCGACGGCTATCCTGAACCGGGCTAGCTAA
- a CDS encoding carbohydrate ABC transporter permease: MAVNAAEAAVPDAASGNSIWSRAWQNHAPGYLFLLPWFIGFFGLTVGPIITSFYLSFTDFDLLTPAEWVGVDNYVRMFTNDRSFAASMRVTFFFVIFSVPLKLAFALGVAVLLNRGMKGLPLYRALFYLPSLLGASVAIAILWRQIFARDGLVNDVLSIFGIVGPSWISNPNYSLWTLIILSIWQFGSPMIIFLAGLRQIPQDMYEAASLDGAGKWRQFVKITLPLLTPVVFFNAIIQTIEAFKSFTPAFIISGGTGAPINSTLFYTLYLYNEAFSFFRMGYASALAWFLLLLIACFTAFSFLTSKYWVHYDD; this comes from the coding sequence ATGGCCGTGAATGCGGCAGAAGCGGCTGTGCCTGATGCCGCATCCGGCAATTCGATCTGGTCGAGGGCGTGGCAAAACCACGCCCCCGGCTACCTCTTCCTCTTGCCATGGTTCATCGGCTTTTTCGGCCTGACGGTCGGGCCGATCATCACCTCCTTCTATCTCAGCTTCACCGATTTCGACCTGCTGACCCCCGCCGAATGGGTGGGCGTGGACAATTACGTGCGCATGTTCACCAATGACCGCAGCTTTGCGGCCTCGATGCGCGTGACCTTTTTCTTCGTGATCTTCTCGGTGCCGCTGAAGCTGGCTTTCGCCCTGGGCGTGGCCGTGCTGCTGAACCGGGGCATGAAAGGGCTGCCGCTCTATCGCGCGCTGTTCTACCTGCCGAGCCTGCTCGGCGCTTCGGTCGCCATCGCCATCCTGTGGCGCCAGATTTTCGCCCGTGACGGGCTGGTCAATGATGTCCTGTCCATTTTCGGCATTGTCGGCCCGAGCTGGATTTCCAATCCGAACTATTCGCTGTGGACGCTGATCATCCTGTCTATCTGGCAGTTCGGCTCGCCCATGATCATTTTCCTCGCCGGGCTGCGGCAGATTCCGCAGGACATGTATGAAGCGGCCAGCCTCGACGGCGCCGGCAAGTGGCGGCAATTCGTCAAGATCACGCTGCCGCTGCTGACCCCGGTCGTGTTCTTCAACGCCATCATCCAGACCATCGAGGCCTTCAAGAGCTTCACGCCGGCCTTCATCATTTCGGGCGGCACCGGCGCGCCGATCAATTCGACGCTGTTCTACACGCTCTACCTCTACAACGAGGCCTTCAGCTTCTTCCGCATGGGCTATGCCTCGGCTCTGGCCTGGTTCCTGCTGCTGCTGATCGCCTGCTTCACCGCCTTCTCGTTCCTCACCAGCAAGTATTGGGTGCATTATGACGATTGA
- a CDS encoding carbohydrate ABC transporter permease: MSIGAHVLLIGASIIMLYPLLWLLSASLKPQEQIFTSGIWPTIDWSIDSYFRGWNGLRTSFSVFFMNSFVIAVLSVVGNLIACSMAAYAFARLRFKGRNFWFAMMLGTLMLPSQVTLIPQYVLFRDLGWINTILPLVVPKFLAVDAFFIFLMVQFFRGIPRELDEAAMMDGCSPWRIFYKIMLPLSMPVLVTVSIFTFIWTWDDFFAPLIYLNRMQDYTVMLGLRTFVDSTGESDYGGLFAMSVLSIVPIFLFFLFFQRLLIEGIATTGMKR, translated from the coding sequence ATGAGCATCGGCGCCCATGTGCTGTTGATCGGCGCCTCCATCATCATGCTCTATCCGCTGCTCTGGCTGCTCTCGGCCTCGCTCAAGCCGCAGGAGCAGATCTTCACCTCGGGCATCTGGCCCACGATCGACTGGAGCATCGATTCCTACTTCCGCGGCTGGAACGGGCTGCGCACCAGCTTCTCCGTGTTCTTCATGAATTCCTTCGTGATCGCGGTGCTCAGCGTGGTGGGCAATCTGATTGCCTGCTCCATGGCCGCCTATGCCTTTGCCCGGCTGCGCTTCAAGGGCCGCAATTTCTGGTTCGCCATGATGCTGGGCACGCTGATGTTACCCAGCCAGGTGACGCTCATTCCCCAATATGTGCTGTTCCGCGACCTGGGCTGGATCAACACCATCCTGCCGCTGGTCGTGCCGAAATTCCTCGCCGTCGATGCCTTCTTCATCTTCCTGATGGTGCAGTTCTTCCGCGGCATTCCGCGCGAACTGGACGAGGCGGCAATGATGGACGGCTGCTCGCCCTGGCGTATTTTCTACAAGATCATGCTGCCGCTTTCGATGCCGGTGCTGGTGACGGTGTCCATCTTCACCTTCATCTGGACCTGGGACGATTTCTTCGCGCCGCTGATCTACCTCAACCGCATGCAGGACTATACCGTCATGCTCGGCCTGCGCACCTTCGTGGATTCCACCGGCGAGAGCGACTATGGCGGCCTGTTCGCCATGAGCGTGCTCTCGATCGTGCCGATTTTCCTGTTCTTCCTGTTCTTCCAGCGCCTGCTCATCGAGGGCATCGCCACTACCGGTATGAAACGCTAG
- a CDS encoding Gfo/Idh/MocA family protein produces MTSIKFAAIGINHSHIYGQVDCLKDAGAQLTAFHAVEDDLAAAFGAKYPEAKRVGDPRAILEDPDIAVVLTSAIPADRAAISLAAMRHGKDVLTDKPGMTTFAQLDEIRKVQAETGRIYSVLYSEHFEVRATVEAGNLIAQGAIGKVINTVGLGPHALKNNPRPDWFFTRSRYGGILCDIASHQFEQFLFFSDANDAEVISASVANRANPDRPGLQDVGDVHLRTANTSGYIRVDWFTPKGLPTWGDGRLTILGTEGYIELRKYIDIAGRPGQDHLFLVNHEGPRHVDCSQVERPFGRLFLDDVRNRTETAMPQERCFNAMKLALTAQQLAERGTEWAQ; encoded by the coding sequence ATGACATCAATCAAGTTTGCCGCCATCGGCATCAACCACAGCCATATCTACGGCCAGGTCGATTGCCTGAAGGATGCCGGCGCACAACTCACGGCCTTCCACGCCGTGGAAGACGATCTCGCCGCGGCTTTCGGGGCGAAATATCCCGAGGCCAAGCGCGTCGGCGATCCCCGGGCGATCCTCGAAGACCCCGATATTGCCGTGGTGCTGACCTCGGCCATTCCAGCCGACCGCGCGGCAATCTCGCTGGCCGCCATGCGGCACGGCAAGGATGTGCTGACCGACAAGCCGGGCATGACCACCTTTGCCCAGCTCGACGAGATCAGAAAAGTGCAGGCGGAGACCGGCCGCATCTATTCGGTGCTCTATTCCGAGCATTTCGAAGTGCGTGCCACGGTGGAAGCCGGCAATCTCATCGCCCAGGGCGCCATCGGCAAGGTCATCAACACGGTGGGCCTCGGTCCGCATGCGCTCAAGAACAATCCGCGCCCCGACTGGTTCTTCACCCGCTCGCGCTATGGCGGCATTCTCTGCGACATTGCCAGCCACCAATTCGAGCAGTTCCTGTTCTTCTCGGACGCCAATGATGCCGAAGTGATTTCGGCCAGCGTCGCCAATCGCGCCAATCCGGATCGGCCGGGCCTGCAGGATGTGGGCGATGTTCATCTCAGGACGGCAAATACCTCGGGCTATATCCGCGTCGACTGGTTCACCCCCAAGGGCCTGCCCACCTGGGGCGACGGGCGCCTGACCATCCTGGGCACCGAGGGCTATATCGAACTGCGCAAATATATCGATATTGCCGGCCGGCCGGGGCAGGACCACCTGTTCCTGGTCAACCACGAAGGCCCGCGCCATGTCGATTGCTCCCAGGTCGAGCGGCCCTTCGGCCGGCTGTTCCTCGACGACGTGCGCAACCGCACCGAGACCGCCATGCCGCAGGAGCGGTGTTTCAATGCCATGAAGCTGGCGCTGACCGCCCAGCAACTGGCCGAGCGCGGCACGGAGTGGGCGCAATGA
- a CDS encoding Gfo/Idh/MocA family protein: MSKIFNVAVVGCGIGRSHIVEGYLPNADKFKVKLLCDLNAERMGAVADEFAITRRIASFDEALAMDDIDIIDICTPPGLHFPMVMAALKAGKHVICEKPLVGSLAQVDAVMEQEKASKGMLMPVFQYRFGNGIEQAKAIIDAGIAGKPFMGTVETLWRRDAPYYAVPWRGKWATELGGVLMGHAIHPHDLFTYLMGDIERVFGRVATRVNPIEVEDTISASLQMKNGALASLTATLGSADDTTRIRLAFENVTFESDHAAYNPGEKLWKIQPRNPETAAKIDALLKDWQHVPSRFQTQMARFHDALTGTGPLPVTSADSRRSLELVTAFYHSSATNEDVVLPIGPGHPLYESWVPAQFRAA, translated from the coding sequence ATGAGCAAGATCTTCAACGTCGCCGTGGTCGGTTGCGGCATCGGGCGCAGCCACATCGTCGAGGGCTACCTGCCCAATGCCGACAAGTTCAAGGTCAAGCTGCTCTGCGACCTCAATGCCGAGCGCATGGGCGCGGTGGCCGACGAATTCGCCATCACCAGGCGCATTGCCAGCTTCGATGAAGCGCTCGCCATGGACGATATCGACATCATCGATATCTGCACCCCGCCGGGCCTGCATTTCCCCATGGTCATGGCCGCGCTCAAGGCCGGCAAGCATGTCATCTGCGAAAAGCCGCTGGTGGGTTCGCTGGCCCAGGTCGATGCGGTCATGGAGCAGGAAAAGGCCAGCAAGGGCATGCTGATGCCGGTGTTCCAGTACCGCTTCGGCAATGGCATCGAGCAGGCCAAGGCCATTATCGATGCCGGCATTGCCGGCAAGCCCTTCATGGGTACGGTGGAAACGCTGTGGCGGCGCGACGCGCCCTATTATGCCGTGCCCTGGCGCGGCAAATGGGCCACCGAACTGGGCGGCGTGCTGATGGGCCATGCCATTCACCCGCATGACCTGTTCACCTATCTCATGGGCGATATCGAGCGTGTGTTTGGCCGCGTCGCCACCCGCGTCAATCCGATCGAGGTGGAAGACACCATTTCGGCCTCGCTGCAGATGAAGAATGGCGCCCTCGCCAGCCTCACCGCCACCCTCGGTTCGGCCGACGACACGACCCGCATCCGCCTCGCCTTCGAGAATGTCACCTTCGAAAGCGACCACGCCGCCTATAATCCGGGCGAAAAGCTCTGGAAGATCCAGCCGCGCAATCCCGAAACGGCAGCCAAGATCGATGCCCTGCTGAAGGATTGGCAGCATGTGCCATCGCGGTTCCAGACCCAGATGGCCCGCTTCCACGATGCCCTCACAGGCACCGGCCCGCTGCCGGTCACATCAGCGGATTCGCGCCGTTCGCTCGAACTGGTCACCGCCTTCTATCATTCGTCGGCAACCAACGAGGATGTCGTCCTGCCCATCGGCCCCGGCCATCCGCTTTACGAAAGCTGGGTTCCGGCCCAGTTCCGGGCGGCTTAG